The proteins below are encoded in one region of Homalodisca vitripennis isolate AUS2020 unplaced genomic scaffold, UT_GWSS_2.1 ScUCBcl_6086;HRSCAF=13136, whole genome shotgun sequence:
- the LOC124373634 gene encoding LOW QUALITY PROTEIN: 40S ribosomal protein S0-like (The sequence of the model RefSeq protein was modified relative to this genomic sequence to represent the inferred CDS: deleted 4 bases in 4 codons) encodes MDKYIFGKRQDKVNIFNIEKTWEKMVLAAMACAAIKHPGSIVVVSGKTFGRKPVLKFAEATGSRPCTGRFVPGLFTNTNVRGSIGAPLLIVSDPVTDQQAIIEGLSCKMPVIAFCNTDADLSFVDIAIPMNNRSPNAIGVAFFILSRLIGVH; translated from the exons ATGGACAAGTACATTTTCGGCAAGCGGCAGGACAAGGTCAACATCTTTAACATCGAAAAGACGTGGGAGAAGATGGTCCTCGCCGCCATGGCATGCGCAGCCATCAAGCAC CCGGGTTCGATCGTCGTGGTCAGCGGCAAGACCTTTGGCCGCAAGCCGGTCCTCAAGTTTGCAGAGGCGACAGGGAGCAGGCCATGCACGGGGCGCTTTGTCCCCGGGCTGTTCACG AACACGAATGTCAGGGGCAGCATAGGAGCCCCGCTTCTGATAGTCTCAGACCCTGTTACTGACCAGCAGGCAATTATAGAGGGCCTCTCGTGTAAAATG CCCGTGATTGCATTCTGCAACACCGACGCCGACTTATCCTTTGTCGACATTGCCATCCCAATGAACAACCGCTCCCCGAATGCCATCGGAGTT GCGTTCTTCATACTCAGCCGGCTCATCGGGGTACATTAA
- the LOC124373636 gene encoding putative pre-mRNA-splicing factor ATP-dependent RNA helicase C20H4.09: protein MSAYSYPLLIERHGSEITKMAEKNRAVIIKGPNRMRSESLEYDYIIIDEVHERTARTDIILGVLRDSYKGRVIMMSASVDTEKLERYFGAKTYVIPGRSFPVEIKYLERPTSDYIAESYMTIRNILARTRRWREEGHPRFSAGRGRTLTSCTSCAQDPGVSVHKMHRQWTTGSRRRYTSPTASRG from the exons ATGTCTGCGTATTCCTATCCCCTGCTAATCGAGAGGCATGGCTCTGAGATCACCAAGATGGCTGAGAAAAATAGGGCCGTGATCATCAAGGGCCCCAACAGGATGCG ATCGGAGTCCCTGGAGTATGACTACATCATAATAGACGAGGTGCACGAGAGGACCGCGCGGACGGACATAATCCTGGGCGTGCTGAGGGACAGCTACAAGGGGAGGGTGATTATGATGAGCGCCAGCGTAGACACGGAGAAGCTCGAGCGGTACTTCGGCGCGAAGACCTACGTGATTCCAGGCAGGAGCTTCCCTGTAGAAATAAAGTATCTGGAAAGGCCGACGAGCGACTACATCGCAGAGTCGTACATGACGATAAGGAACATCCTGGCCCGCACGCGTCGCTGGAGAGAGGAAGGACATCCTCGTTTTTCTGCCGGGAGAGGTAGGACATTAACGAGCTGCACCAGCTGTGCGCAGGATCCAGGCGTCTCTGTCCACAAGATGCATCGTCAATGGACGACAGGGAGCAGGCGCAGATATACAAGCCCGACAGCCTCACGCGGGTGA
- the LOC124373638 gene encoding palmitoyltransferase PFA3-like: protein MPTCKTYKPPRSHHSINKGCCYLKFDHYCDIFDICIGFHNYKAFYQFLIINLISTAYFITFVGRDLFAGTTRQNVRKANYIISLSLFFIMGLVNGYFFVFHTWLISNNETTVEYRAINAYLRGDYSYSHVFQEGPIKVYSTSRDRKTLNPYNLGLKSNWIEVFGRSAFEWFSPKLSSLGKRDLLQGQMKAYDKRG, encoded by the coding sequence ATGCCCACGTGCAAGACCTACAAGCCGCCGAGGTCGCACCACAGCATCAACAAGGGGTGCTGCTACCTCAAGTTCGACCACTACTGCGACATCTTCGACATCTGCATTGGGTTCCACAACTACAAGGCATTTTACCAATTTCTCATTATCAACCTCATCTCCACTGCCTACTTCATAACCTTCGTGGGCAGGGACCTGTTTGCGGGCACCACCCGACAAAACGTGCGGAAGGCAAACTATATAATCTCGCTCTCCCTGTTCTTCATCATGGGGCTTGTCAACGGCTACTTCTTCGTGTTTCACACCTGGCTCATAAGCAACAATGAGACCACCGTCGAGTACAGGGCAATCAACGCCTACCTCAGAGGAGACTACAGCTACAGCCACGTGTTCCAGGAGGGGCCAATCAAGGTCTATAGCACGTCCAGAGACCGGAAAACACTGAATCCATACAACCTGGGCCTTAAGAGCAACTGGATAGAGGTCTTTGGGAGGAGCGCCTTCGAGTGGTTTTCCCCGAAACTTTCGTCGCTGGGCAAACGGGACCTCCTTCAGGGACAAATGAAAGCGTATGACAAACGAGGATGA
- the LOC124373639 gene encoding 26S proteasome regulatory subunit RPN1-like, producing MDLVINRLRDRDTEIQRAALHALHGEIKSTQGTIAARTQEFLDVQSSIAECLDFMQGDNRRHLCDLLSVMSVLDEGQACLRYRLAGNITSLDEWDPPVSRWRPSTLSSSVSHARATTVLDASHFAKAISFINTPEVSAAAGPSEDADAKKTGPATLGKGNACPPRMDYFDYLLDMVDNDNRSRVLVYLEEISEFYEISDVLVRASAFDPSRCLVALIRYGRIHEAVEYVRGMEDPAMKRQLLYILARNALYYEAASEEEYILSNKHLGDMFMETARSLEVLPPKKLEYMFKGLNKDRIDISAVANALVHCAYGRDPVFFPPGGRL from the exons ATGGACTTGGTTATAAACCGTCTGCGGGACCGGGACACTGAAATACAGCGTGCCGCGCTGCATGCGCTGCACGGCGAGATAAAGAGCACGCAGGGCACAATAGCTGCCAGGACACAGGAGTTTCTGGACGTGCAGTCGTCGATCGCCGAGTGCCTGGACTTCATGCAGGGGGACAACAGGCGCCACCTGTGCGATCTGCTTTCGGTGATGAGCGTGCTCGACGAGGGCCAGGCGTGTCTGCGCTACCGCCTGGCCGGGAACATTACCAGTCTGGACGAGTGGGACCCACCAGTAT CGAGGTGGAGGCCATCGACTTTATCATCGAGTGTGTCGCATGCGCGCGCCACCACGGTGCTCGATGCCTCCCACTTTGCCAAGGCAATCAGCTTCATAAACACCCCCGAGGTCTCAGCCGCAGCCGGGCCCTCGGAGGATGCCGACGCAAAGAAGACAGGCCCGGCCACTCTTGGGAAGGGCAATGCCTGCCCGCCCCGCATGGATTATTTTGACTACCTGCTGGACATGGTTGACAACGACAACAGGTCGCGCGTGCTTGTCTATCTCGAGGAGATCTCGGAGTTTTACGAGATCTCGGATGTCCTCGTCCGGGCCAGCGCCTTCGACCCGAGCAGGTGCCTCGTAGCGCTGATCCGGTATGGGCGCATCCACGAGGCGGTTGAGTACGTCAGGGGGATGGAGGACCCTGCCATGAAGAGGCAGCTGCTGTATATTCTTGCAAGAAATGCCCTCTATTACGAGGCAGCAAGCGAGGAGGAGTACATCCTCTCCAACAAGCATCTTGGAGACATGTTCATGGAAACCGCCAGGTCCCTCGAGGTCCTCCCCCCCAAAAAGCTTGAATACATGTTCAAGGGGCTGAACAAGGACCGCATCGACATCTCTGCGGTTGCGAACGCCTTGGTGCACTGCGCCTACGGGCGCGATCCTGTCTTCTTTCCCCCAGGAGGGCGACTTTAA
- the LOC124373640 gene encoding uncharacterized protein LOC124373640 → MRRNSPLSDAEKQNAAIYENLEAIAESDYFSKIKLGLGGNCPRAASKVLRSKLLDCRGSLGRKSGYIDLLKTREAYSPTGAVGSAEVWADLYGIARSSAQMSRLLSGLRFSIGHTHCGVPHQNTWPLFCEPRLVSEEVQRGIQGKLCGAVRGAQNRRLHRLPATPAEINGEVLELSRKIMEENGRVRETSRPAHGVRVPSPRPGISDQVNPDNIFIDPQHITTLTEMLEPLACLSCAKCLLWGTIQLRGLRAAVKAINSIPIDEARPYLPRQRI, encoded by the coding sequence ATGCGGCGCAACTCGCCCCTGTCTGATGCAGAGAAGCAGAACGCCGCCATCTACGAGAATCTCGAAGCCATCGCAGAGTCTGACTACTTCTCCAAAATAAAACTCGGGCTGGGCGGGAACTGTCCGCGCGCAGCCTCAAAAGTGCTCCGCAGCAAGCTGCTCGATTGCAGAGGCAGCCTTGGGCGGAAGTCCGGATACATAGATCTTCTGAAGACGAGGGAGGCGTATTCACCAACAGGCGCCGTAGGATCAGCCGAGGTCTGGGCCGACCTGTATGGCATTGCCAGAAGCAGCGCGCAAATGAGCCGCCTCTTAAGCGGCCTGCGCTTTTCCATAGGCCACACACATTGCGGCGTTCCACACCAAAATACTTGGCCGCTATTTTGCGAACCCCGGCTTGTTTCAGAGGAAGTTCAGCGCGGCATACAAGGAAAACTTTGTGGAGCTGTACGCGGTGCTCAGAACCGCCGTTTGCATCGCTTGCCAGCAACCCCGGCAGAAATTAACGGCGAGGTCCTAGAACTGAGCAGAAAAATAATGGAGGAGAACGGCAGGGTCCGGGAAACAAGCAGGCCGGCGCACGGCGTGAGGGTCCCCTCGCCGCGTCCCGGCATCTCGGACCAGGTGAATCCCGACAATATTTTCATAGACCCCCAGCATATCACTACTCTTACCGAGATGCTAGAGCCTCTGGCCTGCCTGTCCTGCGCCAAGTGTCTCCTCTGGGGGACCATCCAGCTCCGAGGGCTGCGGGCTGCTGTGAAGGCCATAAACAGCATTCCAATTGACGAAGCTCGACCTTATCTGCCTCGTCAACGCATTTAG
- the LOC124373635 gene encoding LOW QUALITY PROTEIN: histone H3.1-like (The sequence of the model RefSeq protein was modified relative to this genomic sequence to represent the inferred CDS: deleted 1 base in 1 codon) codes for MARTKQSARKTPGITGGKAPRKQLVTKSARKTATETPASGAAKKHRYRPGTVALREIRRYQKSTERLIRKLPFQRLCRSICREGVNAADIRFQGPALVALQEATELYLVGLFEDALLCAQPCQARDCLRQGFLLVSRIRSRFMRVYSATEK; via the exons ATGGCCCGGACCAAACAATCTGCAAGGAAGACGCCAGGCATCACCGGGGGTAAGGCCCCGAGGAAGCAGCTCGTCACCAAGTCGGCAAGGAAGACTGCGACCGAGACACCGGCAAGCGGGGCTGCCAAGAAGCACCGCTACAGGCCGGGGACTGTTGCGCTCCGCGAGATCCGCAGGTACCAGAAGAGCACCGAGCGCCTCATCAGAAAGCTTCCGTTCCAGCGCCTCTGCAGGTCCATATGCCGCGAG GGGGTGAATGCCGCAGACATCAGGTTCCAGGGCCCGGCCCTCGTTGCCCTTCAGGAGGCTACTGAGCTGTACTTGGTCGGTCTGTTCGAGGACGCGCTGCTCTGTGCACAGCCATGCCAAGCGCGTGACTGTCTTCGGCAAGGATTCCTATTGGTCTCCAGAATCCGCTCTAGATTTATGAGAGTTTACAGCGCcacagagaaataa
- the LOC124373641 gene encoding LON peptidase N-terminal domain and RING finger protein 3-like has translation MTELRHREGPEAVGNTEDFLERVADEGEGASAVLVTDEGFVKARPQTQEWMKHALRCRAWGVIPGNLKCSGCGGLLRRPVVTGCGHYYCEGCIQADARCSICEQPVTKISYDSRMASRVDRFLGK, from the coding sequence ATGACCGAGCTACGACATCGTGAAGGTCCGGAAGCCGTCGGGAATACCGAAGACTTTCTCGAGAGGGTTGCGGATGAGGGAGAGGGGGCCAGCGCGGTCCTGGTGACGGATGAGGGCTTCGTCAAGGCGCGTCCCCAGACGCAGGAGTGGATGAAGCACGCACTGCGCTGCAGGGCCTGGGGAGTAATTCCAGGCAATTTAAAATGCTCGGGCTGTGGAGGTCTTCTCAGGAGGCCTGTGGTCACAGGCTGCGGCCATTACTACTGCGAGGGATGCATCCAGGCCGATGCCAGGTGCAGCATATGCGAACAGCCCGTTACCAAGATAAGCTATGATTCCCGCATGGCCTCCCGTGTTGACCGCTTCCTGGGCAAGTAG
- the LOC124373642 gene encoding LOW QUALITY PROTEIN: transcription elongation factor S-II-like (The sequence of the model RefSeq protein was modified relative to this genomic sequence to represent the inferred CDS: inserted 1 base in 1 codon; deleted 2 bases in 2 codons): LGCGRRHGEPEDELSEKEALKKYSNRNPKVEKAAQMFLSAFKANIKEIKMEKAVFLSFEIARVYFSEKDDMFPKIVRSKSHNLKENSEXCATESYGEKLGAAEFVEMSISEMKSDEVKSIDAEAMRDSLLAAQVARAASETDMFQCSRCKQRKCTYSQLQIRSCDEPMTTFVHCNRVRPPLRF, from the exons CTCGGGTGTGGACGTCGACATGGAGAGCCCGAGGATGAGCTGTCAGAGAAGGAAGCCCTGAAAAAGTACTCTAACAGGAATCCTAAGGTAGAAAAGGCTGCCCAGATGTTCTTAAGCGCTTTTAAGGCGAAcattaaggaaattaaaatggAG AAAGctgtatttttatcttttgaaaTCGCAAGAGTATATTTTTCAGAA AAGGATGATATGTTCCCGAAGATTGTGCGCTCCAAGTCGCACAATTTGAAAGAGAACTCCG GCTGTGCAACAGAGTCCTATGGCGAGAAGCTTGGGGCTGCAGAGTTTGTGGAGATGTCTATCTCGGAAATGAAGTCGGACGAGGTGAAGAGTATAGACGCGGAGGCGATGCGCGATAGTCTGCTTGCGGCGCAGGTGGCGAGGGCCGCGTCAGAGACAGATATGTTCCAGTGCTCACGGTGCAAGCAGCGCAAGTGCACCTACAGCCAGCTGCAGATCCGGAGCTGCGACGAGCCGATGACGACGTTTGTGCATTGCAACCGTGTGCGGCCACCGCTGAGATTCTAG